A part of Mustela erminea isolate mMusErm1 chromosome 9, mMusErm1.Pri, whole genome shotgun sequence genomic DNA contains:
- the CDKN1C gene encoding cyclin-dependent kinase inhibitor 1C codes for MERLVARRTFPLFARTSACRSLFGPVDHEELSRELQIRLAELSAEDQRRWDYNFQQDVPLRGPGRLQWTEVDSDSVPAFYRETVQVGRCRLLLAPRPRPEGAGDSPPPAPPAEEPLDGLGEAPAPPSGGPVVAPAPAPAVAPQESDEQEAVPPPRSQEPLAEPLHSGISGRPAPGAAAAAGGAAAAANAAAAAAAGGAVATTAAAGGAAIKKLPGPLISDFFAKRKRPAPEAKASNEVPAGCAAPGAAPAVGSAEQTPRKRLR; via the exons ATGGAGCGCCTTGTCGCCCGCCGCACCTTTCCCCTGTTCGCGCGCACCAGCGCCTGCCGCAGCCTCTTCGGGCCGGTGGACCACGAGGAGCTGAGCCGGGAGCTGCAGATCCGCCTGGCCGAGCTGAGTGCCGAGGACCAGCGCCGCTGGGACTACAACTTCCAGCAGGACGTGCCACTGCGCGGCCCCGGACGTCTGCAGTGGACCGAGGTGGACAGCGACTCCGTGCCCGCCTTCTACCGCGAGACGGTGCAGGTGGGGCGCTGCCGCCTGCTCCtggcgccccggccccgcccggagGGCGCAGGCGATAgcccgccccccgcgccgccGGCCGAGGAGCCCCTCGACGGCCTCGGGGAGGCGCCGGCGCCGCCGTCCGGCGGCCCGGTGGTGGCTCCCGCCCCGGCCCCAGCCGTGGCGCCGCAGGAGAGCGATGAGCAGGAGGCGGTCCCGCCGCCGcgcagccaggagcccctggccGAGCCGCTGCACTCAGGGATTTCGGGGCGCCCCGCGCCGggcgctgccgctgccgccggtggcgcagccgccgccgccaatgctgccgccgccgccgccgccggcggGGCTGTTGCCACCACCGCTGCCGCGGGAGGCGCCGCGATCAAGAAGCTGCCCGGGCCTCTCATCTCCG ATTTCTTCGCCAAGCGCAAGAGACCCGCGCCCGAGGCCAAGGCGTCGAACGAGGTTCCCGCGGGATGCGCCGCCCCTGGCGCCGCTCCAGCCGTCGGCTCGGCGGAGCAGACCCCGCGCAAGCGGCTGCGGTGA
- the LOC116599161 gene encoding uncharacterized protein LOC116599161, translating to MSPGAAGQSWRPADRRPLQGPREHARGSPQAPGCPPGLPETAPSGSPEGGSPGTPGMEVSHQAAARGRGRRFLPALLCHSLGQERLPIEPQFPGLQKGPTPSARVALSEKQPKALGYVVSCLNPRGLSQVLQSSQNGPCLPIQKMTPQTGLCHAGESGGQRWRLELTSPHVLVGNKHSLLTPILGWWACRGSLWLCSLWPFSASATQGGSLSLESLPGRPRGHPVWLAEWGREGQDGLAGLDGPRAGGGGCPLALLFMASSGPVAPQVPRGWECGLCADRSAGQGGGMLEKPAGGRCFPRPPPIRCRQDWVAGASQGPVLAGPPRGPAPPLWFCCLQQHRVQTFSFCFLFLLRIYF from the coding sequence ATGTCCCCCGGCGCCGCAGGGCAGTCCTGGAGGCCTGCAGACAGACGTCCCTTGCAGGGTCCCCGGGAGCATGCCAGGGgcagcccccaggccccaggctgccCTCCCGGGCTTCCAGAAACAGCTCCAAGCGGCTCCCCAGAAGGAGGGAGCCCTGGGACCCCCGGCATGGAAGTCAGCCACCAGGCGGCAGCACGTGGCCGAGGACGGCGCTTTCTGCCCGCCCTGCTCTGCCACTCGCTTGGGCAAGAGCGTCTCCCCatcgagcctcagtttcctggacTGCAAAAGGGTCCCACTCCCTCAGCACGGGTGGCACTGTCAGAGAAACAACCCAAGGCCCTGGGTTATGTGGTTAGCTGCCTTAACCCCCGGGGGCTGAGCCAAGTTCTTCAATCTTCCCAGAATGGGCCCTGTCTCCCCATCCAGAAAATGACACCCCAAACAGGCCTGTGCCACGCAGGGGAGTCCGGTGGGCAGCGGTGGCGGCTGGAACTGACGAGCCCCCACGTGTTAGTGGGCAATAAACATTCGCTCCTCACTCCCATCTTGGGCTGGTGGGCATGTAGAGGGAGCTTGTGGCTCTGCTCCCTGTGGCCATTCAGCGCTTCCGCCACCCAGGGGGGGTCTCTGTCCCTGGAGTCCCTCCCTGGACGGCCCCGCGGCCACCCCGTCTGGCTGGCAGAGTGGGGACGGGAGGGGCAGGATGGCTTGGCTGGTTTGGATGGGCCCCGGGCTGGAGGTGGTGGGTGCCCTTTGGCTCTCTTGTTCATGGCCAGCAGTGGTCCCGTGGCTCCCCAGGTCCCGAGGGGCTGGGAATGTGGTCTTTGTGCTGATCGGTCAGCTGGACAGGGTGGAGGTATGCTGGAGAAGCCGGCAGGGGGCCGGTGCTtcccgcgccccccccccatccGATGCAGGCAGGATTGGGTTGCTGGGGCATCCCAGGGGCCTGTCCTTGCTGGTCCCCCCCGGGGGCCAGCACCCCCTCTCTGGTTCTGCTGTCTGCAGCAACACAGAGTacaaacattttccttttgtttcctttttctgcttcggatatatttttaa